A region from the Spirochaeta thermophila DSM 6192 genome encodes:
- a CDS encoding 6-phosphofructokinase: protein MKRPATRTFGILTSGGDCPGLNAAIRGVTKAAYWRYGMSIIGISHGYRGLIEGDARLLHPRDFDGILTRGGTILGTSREKPFKPDPGEKDSEAGSRKVEAIIENYHKLHLDCLVVLGGNGTHKTAYLLQQAGLNVIGLPKTIDNDIWGTDVTFGFHSAVDIATEAIDRLHSTAHAHNRVMVIEVMGHKAGWLALYAGIAGGGDIILIPEIPYDLAHIVHHLQTRQQRGKEFSIVVVAEGALSREESLMSKEERKKRRKKNRFPTKGYEVAHLIQEATGMETRVTVLGYLQRGGTPSPYDRLLATRFGTAAAELLYRGDYGKMVALRDGEVVAIPLGEVAEKLKTVPPDHPLIDTARAVGTCFGDGV from the coding sequence ATGAAACGTCCCGCGACCCGCACCTTCGGGATCCTCACGAGTGGGGGCGACTGCCCCGGACTCAACGCCGCCATTCGAGGGGTCACCAAGGCGGCCTACTGGCGGTACGGCATGAGCATCATCGGCATCTCCCACGGATACCGCGGACTCATAGAGGGGGACGCGCGGCTCCTCCATCCTCGGGACTTCGACGGCATCCTCACGAGGGGCGGGACCATCCTCGGGACCTCCCGAGAGAAACCTTTCAAGCCCGATCCTGGAGAGAAGGATTCCGAAGCGGGGAGCCGGAAAGTGGAGGCCATCATCGAGAACTACCACAAACTCCACCTCGACTGTCTGGTGGTCCTGGGAGGCAACGGCACGCACAAGACCGCCTACCTCCTTCAACAGGCGGGTCTCAACGTCATAGGACTTCCCAAGACCATTGACAACGACATCTGGGGCACCGACGTCACCTTCGGCTTCCACAGTGCCGTCGACATCGCCACCGAGGCCATCGATCGCCTTCACTCCACGGCCCACGCGCACAATCGGGTCATGGTGATCGAAGTCATGGGCCACAAGGCAGGGTGGCTCGCCCTCTATGCAGGGATCGCAGGGGGCGGGGATATCATCCTCATCCCCGAGATCCCCTACGACCTGGCTCACATCGTCCACCACCTCCAGACCCGACAGCAACGAGGAAAGGAATTCTCCATCGTCGTGGTCGCTGAAGGGGCCCTCTCGCGCGAAGAGTCGCTCATGTCAAAAGAGGAGAGGAAAAAGAGGCGCAAGAAGAACCGCTTCCCCACCAAGGGCTACGAGGTGGCCCACCTCATCCAGGAAGCCACCGGTATGGAGACCCGCGTCACCGTGCTCGGCTATCTCCAGCGAGGAGGGACGCCTTCACCCTACGACCGGCTTCTCGCCACCAGGTTCGGGACCGCGGCCGCGGAACTCCTCTATCGAGGCGACTACGGGAAGATGGTGGCCCTGCGGGACGGAGAGGTGGTCGCCATCCCGCTCGGAGAGGTGGCGGAAAAACTGAAGACCGTCCCCCCTGACCATCCCCTCATCGACACGGCCCGTGCCGTGGGCACCTGCTTCGGCGACGGCGTGTAG
- a CDS encoding diacylglycerol/polyprenol kinase family protein: MISQYVLDRPVQQEVLRKSLHMSIALSPGVANTLGALPTIILLALGVTAYTLAEALRISGRRVGLISLITEWASRERDRDRFVLGPVTLGLGAMLALLLYPAPAATIAIYALAFGDGFASLMGRSLGGPRIPGTGGKTITGAFACFLAVYAAAFPLTRHPGEAAAIALSATLLELVPVDDLDNILLPVGTGLIASIFFSS, translated from the coding sequence ATGATCAGCCAGTACGTACTCGATCGACCGGTACAACAGGAAGTGTTGAGGAAGTCCCTTCACATGTCCATCGCCCTCTCCCCCGGAGTGGCGAACACCCTCGGCGCCCTTCCCACCATCATCCTCCTGGCCCTCGGGGTGACGGCCTACACCCTTGCGGAGGCCCTCCGCATCTCCGGAAGGAGAGTAGGTCTCATCTCGCTCATCACCGAGTGGGCCTCGCGGGAGAGGGACAGGGACCGCTTCGTCCTTGGTCCGGTGACCCTCGGACTCGGCGCCATGCTGGCCCTCCTCCTCTATCCCGCACCAGCGGCTACCATCGCCATCTATGCCCTGGCCTTCGGTGACGGATTCGCAAGCCTCATGGGACGGAGCCTTGGAGGTCCCAGGATCCCCGGCACCGGCGGCAAAACCATAACCGGAGCCTTCGCGTGCTTCCTCGCCGTGTATGCGGCAGCCTTTCCCCTCACCCGCCATCCTGGGGAAGCGGCGGCCATCGCGCTGAGCGCCACGCTCCTGGAACTCGTCCCGGTGGACGATCTCGACAACATACTCCTTCCCGTGGGAACCGGGCTCATCGCGAGCATCTTCTTCTCGTCCTAG
- the proS gene encoding proline--tRNA ligase, translating into MAEQITPREVSYSDWFVDIVLKAQLADYSPVKGCMVIRPRGYAIWEKIQSQLDRMFKETGHQNAYFPLLIPESFLHKEAEHVEGFSPELAVVTHGGGEALEEPLVVRPTSETIIWSMYKKWIQSYRDLPLLINQWANVVRWEKRTRLFLRTTEFLWQEGHTAHATREEAEEEALRMLHVYREFAEEYLALPVFYGRKTESEKFAGAVTTYSIEAMMQDKKALQAGTSHFLGQNFAKAFDVTFQTQAGTLDYVWATSWGVSTRLIGAVIMAHSDDRGLVLPPRIAPTQAVIIPIYTKKTVDQVADYAKRVFGRLAEAGLSVEMDLDDQNSPGWKFAEWELRGVPIRVEVGPRDMEQEKAVLVRRDTGEKRAVSVSRLPEEIPVLLEEIQKTLFRRAKDFRDEHTHYVEDYDSFKRIIEDGGFVFAPWSGSPDVEARIKEETKATIRVLEFGNEEKASGKNDILTGEPARHIALFAKSY; encoded by the coding sequence ATGGCTGAACAGATTACCCCGAGAGAGGTGAGCTATTCCGACTGGTTCGTCGACATCGTGCTCAAGGCCCAGCTCGCAGACTACAGTCCGGTGAAAGGGTGTATGGTCATCCGACCGCGGGGATATGCGATCTGGGAGAAGATCCAGTCACAGCTCGACCGCATGTTCAAGGAGACAGGACATCAGAACGCCTACTTTCCCCTCCTCATCCCCGAGAGTTTCCTCCACAAGGAAGCGGAGCACGTGGAAGGGTTCTCCCCTGAACTCGCAGTGGTCACCCATGGTGGAGGCGAGGCATTGGAAGAACCCCTGGTGGTTCGTCCCACTTCGGAGACCATCATCTGGAGCATGTACAAGAAGTGGATACAGTCGTACCGGGATCTTCCGCTCCTCATCAACCAGTGGGCCAACGTGGTGAGATGGGAGAAACGGACGAGGCTCTTCCTCCGCACCACCGAATTCCTCTGGCAGGAGGGACACACCGCCCACGCCACCAGGGAAGAGGCCGAGGAAGAGGCACTCAGGATGCTCCACGTCTACCGGGAATTCGCCGAGGAATACCTTGCCCTGCCGGTCTTCTACGGGAGGAAAACCGAATCCGAGAAGTTCGCAGGAGCGGTCACCACCTACTCCATCGAGGCCATGATGCAGGACAAGAAGGCCCTCCAGGCAGGCACGAGCCACTTTCTGGGTCAGAACTTCGCCAAGGCATTCGACGTGACATTCCAGACCCAGGCGGGCACCCTCGACTATGTCTGGGCGACATCCTGGGGGGTCTCCACCAGACTCATCGGGGCGGTGATCATGGCGCACTCGGATGACAGGGGTCTCGTGCTTCCTCCCCGTATCGCCCCCACCCAGGCGGTCATCATCCCCATCTATACCAAGAAAACCGTGGACCAGGTGGCCGACTACGCAAAAAGGGTCTTCGGCCGGCTGGCCGAGGCGGGACTTTCGGTGGAGATGGATCTCGACGACCAGAACTCTCCGGGGTGGAAGTTCGCCGAATGGGAACTGAGAGGAGTCCCCATCAGAGTGGAGGTGGGCCCTCGGGACATGGAACAGGAGAAGGCCGTGCTCGTACGCAGGGATACCGGAGAGAAGAGGGCTGTGTCCGTCTCCCGGCTTCCCGAGGAGATCCCCGTGCTCCTCGAGGAGATCCAGAAGACCCTCTTCCGGCGGGCAAAGGACTTCAGGGACGAGCACACCCACTACGTGGAAGATTATGACTCCTTCAAGCGGATCATCGAGGACGGTGGGTTCGTCTTCGCCCCGTGGTCAGGGTCTCCCGACGTCGAGGCCAGAATCAAGGAAGAGACAAAGGCCACCATACGGGTCCTGGAGTTCGGCAACGAGGAGAAGGCCTCCGGGAAGAATGATATCCTCACCGGAGAACCGGCGCGACACATCGCCCTTTTTGCAAAGAGCTACTGA
- a CDS encoding GAF and HD-GYP domain-containing protein — MNPEPQPSTEERGLSLLHLKDLDMLLETILRHARTITGADAGSIYLREGNALKIAYSQNATLEKNLPPGRKLIYEIFALPISAKSIAGYVALTREPLIIEDVYQISPEAPYRFEATMDKVAGYRTVSTLTIPLLTPQRDLLGVLQLINAKDTAGRIRTFTRVDLEAVSQLCLAASYSLQQARMMRQIILRMIRMAQMRDPHETGAHVNRVAAYAVELYEAWAISHSVPLQEVIHTRDILRMSAMLHDAGKVAVPDSILKKPGPLTPEERSVMETHTWRGGELFIDRSSEFDQASFEIALTHHERWDGTGYPGVLDPATGELRLETRRPLAGEEIPLLGRIVAIADTYDALTCRRCYKEAWEEEKALEEIQRLAGTAFDPSLVETFLSIHPNIQQIRKRYPDPVMEAS; from the coding sequence ATGAACCCCGAGCCGCAGCCCTCCACCGAGGAGAGAGGGCTCTCCCTCCTTCATCTCAAGGATCTCGACATGCTCCTCGAGACCATACTGCGGCACGCCCGTACCATCACCGGCGCCGACGCCGGTTCCATCTATCTGAGAGAAGGAAACGCCCTGAAGATCGCCTACTCCCAGAACGCCACCCTGGAAAAGAACCTCCCTCCCGGCCGGAAGCTCATCTACGAGATATTCGCCCTCCCCATCAGTGCGAAGAGCATCGCAGGATACGTGGCGCTCACCCGGGAACCCCTCATCATAGAGGACGTCTACCAGATCTCTCCCGAGGCCCCCTACCGGTTCGAAGCCACCATGGACAAGGTGGCCGGCTACAGAACCGTCTCCACGCTCACCATCCCCCTCCTCACCCCGCAACGTGACCTCCTGGGCGTCCTCCAGCTCATCAACGCCAAAGACACCGCGGGCAGGATCCGAACCTTCACCCGCGTGGATCTCGAGGCGGTCTCACAGCTCTGTCTCGCCGCCTCCTATTCCCTCCAGCAGGCCCGCATGATGCGACAGATCATCCTCAGGATGATCCGCATGGCCCAGATGAGGGATCCGCACGAGACGGGCGCCCACGTCAACCGCGTGGCCGCCTATGCCGTTGAACTCTACGAAGCGTGGGCCATCTCTCACTCCGTCCCGCTCCAGGAGGTGATCCACACCCGTGACATTCTGAGGATGAGCGCCATGCTCCACGATGCAGGCAAGGTGGCCGTACCCGACAGCATCCTCAAGAAACCCGGTCCCCTCACACCCGAGGAACGGAGCGTCATGGAGACACACACCTGGAGAGGCGGAGAACTCTTCATCGATCGATCCTCGGAGTTCGACCAGGCCTCGTTCGAGATCGCCCTCACGCACCACGAGCGCTGGGACGGGACCGGGTATCCAGGGGTCCTCGACCCCGCCACCGGAGAACTCCGACTCGAGACCCGGCGGCCACTCGCGGGAGAGGAGATCCCCCTCCTCGGGAGGATCGTGGCCATCGCCGACACCTACGACGCCCTCACCTGCCGGCGCTGCTACAAGGAGGCCTGGGAAGAGGAGAAGGCCCTCGAAGAAATCCAACGTCTTGCGGGTACAGCCTTCGATCCCTCGCTCGTGGAGACCTTCCTCTCCATCCATCCCAACATCCAACAGATCAGGAAGCGTTACCCCGACCCTGTCATGGAGGCCTCATGA
- a CDS encoding DUF2259 domain-containing protein yields the protein MKRALLALVLSLIPLTLSAGDAAAFLNLGFSPDGRYFLFGVHGVEEETSHPYAELYLVDVPRNEFVPAGIQRKTFAVSLLPGQESIGALLALLYDALPLVEKHRIDHLRQGRLLYILLDGERPKEYLEFRDFYTSTLYRVTLIQTQRGSKETSEAAFHLQVVITGRDGKHRTYLVGRPNYYRKGVQEYRIRQVILAPDDVSLVFVIEKTIYAPTGPSIRYMVETITP from the coding sequence ATGAAACGCGCCCTTCTTGCGCTCGTGCTCTCACTCATCCCCCTCACGCTCTCGGCGGGGGACGCCGCCGCCTTCCTCAACCTGGGATTCTCACCCGACGGTCGGTACTTCCTCTTCGGCGTACACGGCGTGGAGGAAGAGACATCCCATCCCTACGCCGAACTCTATCTCGTGGACGTACCTCGGAACGAGTTCGTCCCGGCGGGAATCCAGCGGAAAACCTTCGCCGTCTCGCTCCTTCCGGGGCAGGAAAGCATCGGAGCCCTCCTCGCCCTGCTCTACGACGCCCTCCCCCTCGTGGAAAAACACCGGATCGATCACCTCCGTCAGGGGAGGCTCCTCTACATACTGCTCGACGGGGAGCGACCGAAGGAATACCTCGAGTTCAGGGACTTCTACACCTCCACCCTCTATCGGGTCACCCTCATTCAGACCCAGAGGGGGAGCAAGGAGACATCGGAAGCCGCCTTCCACCTCCAGGTCGTCATCACGGGAAGAGATGGGAAGCACAGAACCTATCTCGTGGGAAGGCCCAACTACTATCGCAAGGGGGTCCAGGAGTACAGGATCCGCCAGGTCATCCTCGCCCCCGACGATGTCTCCCTCGTCTTCGTGATTGAGAAGACGATCTACGCTCCCACCGGTCCCTCCATCCGTTACATGGTGGAGACCATTACACCATAA